A region from the Hippoglossus hippoglossus isolate fHipHip1 chromosome 16, fHipHip1.pri, whole genome shotgun sequence genome encodes:
- the mdh2 gene encoding malate dehydrogenase, mitochondrial produces the protein MFSRAVRPTVGLARSLSTSSQNNAKVAVLGASGGIGQPLSLLLKNSPLVSQLSLFDIAHTPGVAADLSHIETRAQVTGHMGPDQLDAALQGCDVVVIPAGVPRKPGMTRDDLFNTNATIVATLADACARNCPEAIVCIIANPVNSTIPITSEIMKKYGVYNPNKVFGVTTLDIVRANAFVAELKGLDPARVNVPVIGGHAGVTIIPLISQCTPKVEFPADQLSALTARIQDAGTEVVKAKAGAGSATLSMAYAGARFTFSVLDAMNGKEGVVECAYVRSEETECKYFSTPLLLGKNGIEKNLGLGKLSAFEEKLVADAMGELKGSIKKGEEFVANMK, from the coding sequence ATGTTCTCCCGCGCAGTGAGACCCACCGTCGGCTTGGCCCGGAGCTTGTCCACCTCGTCTCAGAACAACGCCAAGGTGGCGGTGCTAGGAGCGTCGGGCGGAATAGGCCAGCCGCTGTCCCTGCTGCTCAAGAACAGCCCCCTGGTGAGTCAGCTCTCCCTCTTTGATATCGCCCACACACCCGGGGTGGCCGCCGACCTCAGCCACATCGAGACCCGGGCCCAAGTCACCGGCCACATGGGTCCCGACCAGCTGGATGCTGCCCTGCAGGGCTGCGACGTCGTGGTGATCCCCGCCGGTGTGCCCAGGAAACCCGGCATGACCCGCGACGACCTCTTCAACACCAACGCCACCATCGTAGCCACCTTGGCCGACGCCTGCGCCCGCAACTGCCCCGAGGCCATCGTGTGCATTATCGCCAACCCCGTCAACTCCACCATCCCCATTACATCAGAGATCATGAAGAAGTATGGCGTCTACAACCCCAACAAGGTGTTTGGTGTCACCACCCTTGACATTGTCAGAGCGAACGCCTTCGTTGCAGAGCTTAAAGGCCTTGACCCGGCCCGTGTCAATGTACCAGTCATTGGAGGTCACGCAGGAGTGACCATCATCCCCCTGATCTCCCAGTGCACACCCAAAGTAGAGTTCCCCGCTGACCAGCTGTCTGCCCTGACAGCCAGGATCCAGGACGCTGGCACAGAGGTGGTGAAGGCCAAGGCTGGAGCTGGATCTGCCACCCTCTCCATGGCCTACGCAGGTGCCCGCTTCACCTTCTCCGTCCTGGATGCCATGAATGGAAAGGAAGGCGTTGTGGAGTGCGCCTATGTCAGATCCGAGGAGACTGAGTGCAAGTACTTCTCCACACCTCTCCTCCTGGGGAAGAACGGCATTGAGAAGAACCTTGGGCTGGGCAAGCTGTCCGCCTTCGAGGAGAAGCTGGTCGCCGACGCCATGGGCGAGCTGAAGGGTTCAATCAAGAAGGGCGAGGAATTTGTGGCTAACATGAAGTGA